CATTACGACTCAGGTATCGACATTTTATTTTGTCAAGGTGAATTCACACACTTGCGTGTTGCTTTCAATATCTGATTCCAGCGGTTCTCCAAGAATCACTTTATAGGTTCCAATCCCATTAAAAACCAGTTCGTAATCGGGCGCGCCAGTTCGCCAGCGATGAGCAACAAATGTTTTAGGCGAAATTTGTAAAGCCACGATGTTGCGAAATATATCGCTGGGAATGGCCTTTATTGTCGAATTCCCAAGCACTCGTTGCGCTATAAAAAAATACTCGCCATCAGGCCGAACGATGGCAAGTTCACCAGGATGAGATACCCCTATTTCTATATTTAGCAAATCATCACGTGTGAAAGTCTTTGGGCTACATTTAAGCTGATGAGTCGTAGCAGGTTCAGCAGCATGCCCCAGTTCAACAAATACCGACCAACAGGACATCGCAAGAAGTAACGCAGCGCTTCGCAGAGAGAAACGCTGCTTTAACACCATTGAATATTGTGCTTTGTTATTCATGGAAAACGTGTGTTACGCTGCTACTGTTGCGGAACCACGATAGTGAATGTTGCAGACGATCCCTGAGCCAAGATACCGGAGTTTGAAGTTCCGCCCCCTGAAAAAGTGAGACCGTCGTTTAGTGTTATTTCATAAGTTCCCACGTTATCGGGAGCGATAATAGCCGTTATTTTTAGCTGATGATTCCCTGGTATTAGGTTGTTTACTGCCAAGGTGTTTGATGCACCTATAGCAGTAGACCCAATGAGAATATTGTCCAAGAACACTTGGAACGCATCGTCGGCCAAGGACCCGTTATCTCGTACAGTAATACTTCCAGAGGCCAATGCATCAATGCACGGATCAGGATCGATGCGATTCTTGGACTTGAAAATCTGTCCATTAGGGACGTATTCAAAATGCAGATGTGGGCCAGTCGAGGTGCCAGTGTTATCCGAAATGGCGATACTTTGGCCCTTGGTTACCGAAGTACCGACAGCTACATTACGTTGCTGAAGGTGTGCATAAAGGGTTGCGCTGCCATCGGTATGGCGTATTACTATCGTTTCGCCGTAGCCACTTACCGTTTGCGATGTCGCCACGTTTCCATCTGCGGCCGATACTACATCGCTGCCATTGGGGGCACGGTAATCCACGCCTGTATGAGGCTTGACCTCCCCAGTTACAGGATGCTTTCGTGCCGGATTAAATGGGCTAGTCACGGTGCAACCGATGGACAATGGGCATTGTATTGACGCGGCTTTACATTCCGATGCAGTCGCTGCCGGTGAAATAGATGCTCTAAGCACAGTATCGAATGATAGTAGCGAAATCGCTGACACCGTCCGGTTGACCCCCGGGGTTGGAGCGAGGGTAATTATCGCCTCGAAATCTCCAGTGCTGTTCCTTGTATCAGAAAATATAGAAGTGGGTAATTCGGCAATAATTGTTTTCGTAGACGCATCAAACGTAGCGTCGAATAACTCAAACAAATCTATAGTTTCTTCGCCGCCGTCGCTCAGCAGTTGTGCAAACAGCTCGATCTGATGATCTGCTGGAACAGCGTTGAGAAAATCGTCGGGAACCGCAATTTCCACACGAACAGTATCCGAAACAGGAGGCTGCAATCCTGTATTAATACGAATTTCGTAAGCTAGTCGATTGGCAGGACGGAAAATACTCGTAAACTCATTGAAAGCAGCAGCGACCTCAGCAGTGCTACTTGTTGTTACTGTTACTTGAGTGTCGGAAGGGAAAGCTCCTGCCGGAAAAATTGCTTTCGCAACACCATCTAGGATGACTTCTCCGCCTTCTGGTTTTATTACCCCACTTCCCGACGATAGAAAAATATCCTTAATATCAAGCCCTCCTGATAAGCGCGCAAAATTTCTTGCTATCGCATCGCACGATTTATTGTTG
The genomic region above belongs to Pseudomonadota bacterium and contains:
- a CDS encoding M23 family metallopeptidase — its product is MSTIKAFLSAHRDAINDLLKKSGFYMNKVTHRLILTTISCSVAATMAFAQTPDGVPPSRENACEEAGLTGNLLGLCRAYWEANDCDVLSSPSNNKSCDAIARNFARLSGGLDIKDIFLSSGSGVIKPEGGEVILDGVAKAIFPAGAFPSDTQVTVTTSSTAEVAAAFNEFTSIFRPANRLAYEIRINTGLQPPVSDTVRVEIAVPDDFLNAVPADHQIELFAQLLSDGGEETIDLFELFDATFDASTKTIIAELPTSIFSDTRNSTGDFEAIITLAPTPGVNRTVSAISLLSFDTVLRASISPAATASECKAASIQCPLSIGCTVTSPFNPARKHPVTGEVKPHTGVDYRAPNGSDVVSAADGNVATSQTVSGYGETIVIRHTDGSATLYAHLQQRNVAVGTSVTKGQSIAISDNTGTSTGPHLHFEYVPNGQIFKSKNRIDPDPCIDALASGSITVRDNGSLADDAFQVFLDNILIGSTAIGASNTLAVNNLIPGNHQLKITAIIAPDNVGTYEITLNDGLTFSGGGTSNSGILAQGSSATFTIVVPQQ